The following proteins are co-located in the Bradyrhizobium sp. AZCC 2176 genome:
- a CDS encoding NfeD family protein, giving the protein MQTVRATLVAAAAAVALGVSPLAASAGEANSKLVLTVSVDGAIGPATVRYVKDALTKASERHAEVVVLRMNTPGGLATSMREIIADVLGSRIPIVGYVAPSGAHAASAGTYILYATHIAAMAPGTNIGAATPVQIGGPLPGLPDATPDKGDKDRKDKKDGGDQQPKTKDAMMAKATNDAVALIRSLAELRGRNADWAEKAVREAASLSANAALQANVIDLVAGDQAELLRQIDGRAVEVAGGDTRHLATSDAAREAIDPGWVSGMLRVITDPNVAFILMLVGIYGLIFELSSPGAVAPGVIGTICLLLGLYALNMLPINYAGLGLMLFGITLLVIEAFNPTVVLGLGGIIAFVLGAVMLFEFEAPGFRLSWSVIGIAAAIFIGLILVVLGSLLRARRGPARLGAQAMRGLPAEILDWSEREGHVFTQGERWQARGTEAFKPGEVVEVANVVDLTLVVRRRPVLTARQGGTS; this is encoded by the coding sequence GTGCAGACTGTACGGGCGACTCTTGTTGCGGCCGCTGCAGCGGTAGCTTTGGGTGTCTCACCCCTTGCCGCGTCGGCGGGAGAGGCCAACAGCAAGCTTGTGCTGACCGTCTCGGTCGACGGAGCGATCGGGCCGGCAACGGTCCGTTACGTGAAAGACGCTCTGACCAAGGCAAGCGAGCGGCATGCCGAGGTCGTCGTCCTGCGCATGAATACACCGGGCGGTCTCGCAACCAGCATGCGCGAGATTATCGCAGACGTGCTGGGGTCGCGCATCCCCATCGTCGGTTACGTTGCGCCCTCCGGAGCCCATGCGGCCAGCGCCGGAACCTATATCCTCTACGCCACGCATATCGCGGCCATGGCGCCGGGCACCAATATCGGAGCGGCGACGCCGGTGCAGATTGGCGGCCCGCTGCCGGGTCTGCCGGACGCTACGCCTGACAAGGGCGACAAAGACAGGAAGGACAAGAAGGACGGCGGCGACCAGCAGCCGAAGACGAAGGATGCCATGATGGCGAAGGCGACAAACGATGCCGTGGCCCTGATCCGCAGTCTTGCAGAGTTGCGCGGCCGCAATGCCGATTGGGCGGAGAAGGCGGTGCGGGAGGCCGCCAGCCTGTCCGCCAATGCCGCATTGCAGGCGAACGTCATCGACCTCGTCGCAGGCGACCAGGCCGAACTGCTCAGGCAAATCGATGGTCGCGCGGTCGAAGTTGCGGGTGGCGATACACGGCATCTGGCGACCAGCGACGCCGCGCGTGAAGCAATCGATCCCGGATGGGTCTCAGGAATGCTGAGGGTGATCACCGATCCCAACGTCGCCTTCATTCTCATGCTGGTCGGCATCTACGGCCTGATTTTCGAACTTTCGTCGCCCGGTGCGGTCGCGCCCGGGGTGATCGGCACGATCTGTCTGCTGTTGGGCCTTTATGCGCTCAACATGCTGCCCATCAACTATGCGGGCCTCGGCCTGATGCTGTTCGGGATCACGCTTCTGGTCATCGAAGCCTTCAACCCGACCGTGGTTCTCGGTCTCGGCGGGATCATCGCATTCGTGCTCGGAGCAGTGATGCTGTTCGAGTTCGAAGCGCCCGGATTCCGACTGTCATGGTCGGTGATCGGCATCGCGGCGGCAATCTTCATCGGCCTGATCCTGGTTGTCCTCGGTTCGCTTCTACGTGCCCGAAGAGGCCCGGCACGGCTCGGCGCGCAAGCCATGCGCGGCCTGCCTGCCGAAATCCTCGACTGGTCCGAGCGCGAAGGCCACGTCTTCACCCAGGGTGAGCGCTGGCAGGCGCGCGGCACCGAAGCCTTCAAGCCCGGAGAGGTGGTCGAGGTGGCCAACGTGGTCGATTTGACGTTGGTGGTACGGCGCCGGCCGGTGCTGACCGCCCGCCAGGGAGGTACGTCATGA
- a CDS encoding slipin family protein, producing the protein MMLEYLTYGILALVAIIFLFSAIRILREYERGVVFTLGRFTGVKGPGLIILIPVVQQMVKADLRVMVQVVPPQDVISRDNVPVKVNAVLYFRIVDPERAIIKVGDFMAATSQLAQTTLRSVLGKHELDEMLAERDRLNSDIQEILDQQTDVWGIKVTTIEIKDIDLNETMVRAIAKQAEAERLRRAKVINAMGEQQAAEKLVEAGRTLAREPQAMQLRYFAALHDIAGERSSTVVFPLPMDLLGHLPGRRSEATP; encoded by the coding sequence ATGATGCTTGAATATTTGACCTATGGGATACTCGCGCTGGTCGCGATCATATTTCTGTTCTCGGCCATTCGCATCCTGCGCGAATACGAGCGCGGCGTCGTGTTTACGCTCGGCCGCTTCACCGGCGTGAAGGGCCCGGGATTGATCATCCTGATTCCGGTCGTGCAACAGATGGTGAAGGCCGATCTCAGGGTGATGGTGCAGGTCGTGCCGCCGCAGGACGTGATTTCGCGCGACAACGTCCCGGTCAAGGTCAACGCCGTCCTCTACTTCCGTATCGTCGATCCCGAGCGCGCCATCATCAAGGTCGGCGATTTCATGGCCGCAACCAGCCAACTGGCGCAGACCACGCTGCGCTCGGTGCTCGGCAAGCACGAACTGGACGAGATGCTCGCCGAACGGGACCGGCTCAATTCCGACATTCAGGAAATTCTCGATCAGCAAACCGACGTCTGGGGCATCAAGGTCACCACTATCGAGATCAAGGATATCGATCTCAACGAAACCATGGTGCGCGCGATCGCCAAGCAGGCCGAGGCGGAGCGGCTGCGGCGCGCCAAAGTGATCAATGCGATGGGCGAGCAGCAAGCCGCCGAGAAGCTCGTCGAGGCCGGCCGAACGCTTGCGCGGGAGCCGCAGGCGATGCAGTTGCGCTACTTCGCGGCGCTGCATGACATTGCGGGCGAGCGATCCTCAACCGTGGTCTTTCCGCTACCGATGGATTTGCTCGGCCATCTGCCCGGACGGCGGAGCGAAGCAACGCCCTAG